The following coding sequences lie in one Methanopyrus sp. SNP6 genomic window:
- the purQ gene encoding phosphoribosylformylglycinamidine synthase I, whose product MVRVAIIRFPGTNCDLEMAWAVKLASGDPEFVWHEDGGLESFDAVIIPGGFTYGDYIRAGAIAALSPILEEIRECVEEGLPVLGVCNGMQILAEAELIPGTLTVNVGNRFICDWVYLRVERTNTPFTTKYEEGEVIRVPIAHAEGRYYYENPEEIEDNVVFRFCGPDGDVSEEYNPNGSVGCIAGVVNDDGNVIGMMPHPERAAHSLLNSDDGLRLFESLVEWCRS is encoded by the coding sequence TTGGTCCGCGTGGCCATCATTAGGTTTCCCGGCACGAACTGCGATCTCGAGATGGCATGGGCGGTGAAGCTCGCTAGTGGAGATCCGGAGTTCGTCTGGCACGAAGATGGTGGGTTAGAGTCCTTCGACGCTGTGATCATTCCGGGTGGATTCACCTACGGGGATTACATCCGAGCGGGTGCCATCGCCGCGCTATCCCCGATTCTAGAGGAGATCCGAGAGTGTGTAGAGGAAGGGCTCCCAGTGCTGGGAGTGTGCAACGGAATGCAGATACTAGCCGAAGCGGAGCTCATCCCGGGTACTCTCACGGTCAACGTCGGGAACAGGTTCATCTGCGATTGGGTCTACTTACGCGTGGAACGTACTAACACCCCGTTCACGACCAAGTACGAAGAGGGCGAAGTCATCCGAGTCCCGATCGCCCATGCGGAGGGTCGGTACTACTACGAGAACCCGGAGGAGATCGAGGATAACGTGGTGTTCAGGTTCTGCGGACCAGACGGAGATGTCTCAGAGGAGTACAACCCCAACGGCTCCGTCGGTTGTATTGCAGGAGTTGTGAACGATGATGGGAACGTCATCGGAATGATGCCTCACCCGGAGCGCGCGGCTCACAGTCTCCTTAACTCCGATGACGGTTTACGGTTGTTCGAGTCGCTCGTCGAGTGGTGCCGATCCTGA
- a CDS encoding adenylyltransferase/cytidyltransferase family protein codes for MTVIGIAADFDPPHLGHAYLLDRARDFGDEVVVFLNADYTAHHTPPLLPYRLRREVVLELGADEVIPVRGYHQRFPLAYTVPVRVRLMAEEGVDIILDAGPSRDLDRLREHVERVLEVGDLFSIPPNVPDRNVVRWLAAVEYVNRELGTDVELLLVPELEEYSGRKIRAALRRSGYSPDSLGKVRRYLPRETFKKLERYLRERTPPIAQRKELLDVLNRAPSYELCSIAHLNTIAVREILRGRPFRSERQIWGALRRADYGSVLTRLALANTECRVTSGEIARIALSWCVERLVPENQSPDSMYRRDWFVAALSSRGIKARDADQLYRRANSYGEARRLARRRYGVDPGVPRFETFIGEARVSDGEYSPAISSNGRLGVVEGGFQELRATAFGATLLRYVLDDPFVDAVIRVEDEEARLIVFPGDLS; via the coding sequence GTGACCGTTATCGGGATAGCCGCCGACTTCGACCCGCCCCACCTGGGACACGCTTACCTGTTAGACCGTGCTCGAGACTTCGGCGACGAAGTCGTGGTGTTCCTCAACGCTGATTACACCGCGCACCATACCCCACCTCTTCTACCGTACCGTTTACGCCGCGAAGTAGTGTTAGAGCTCGGCGCAGACGAGGTGATACCGGTCCGAGGGTACCACCAGCGATTTCCACTTGCCTACACGGTCCCCGTGCGAGTCAGGCTCATGGCGGAAGAGGGCGTGGATATCATCCTCGACGCTGGACCGTCGCGGGACCTCGATCGGCTCCGTGAGCACGTCGAGAGGGTGTTGGAGGTAGGTGACCTCTTCTCCATCCCTCCAAACGTTCCGGACCGTAATGTGGTACGATGGTTGGCAGCAGTCGAGTACGTGAACCGAGAGTTGGGAACGGACGTCGAACTACTCCTTGTTCCGGAGCTCGAAGAGTATTCCGGTCGCAAGATAAGAGCCGCGCTCCGGCGTTCCGGTTATTCACCCGATTCGCTTGGAAAAGTTAGGCGTTATCTGCCCAGAGAGACGTTCAAAAAACTTGAACGATACCTCAGGGAACGAACACCACCAATAGCCCAGCGGAAGGAGCTTCTCGACGTCTTGAACCGCGCGCCGAGCTACGAGCTCTGTAGTATCGCACACCTCAATACCATCGCCGTTCGGGAGATCCTCAGAGGGCGTCCTTTCAGGTCGGAGCGTCAAATTTGGGGAGCACTCCGCAGGGCTGACTACGGTTCGGTGCTCACGCGACTCGCGTTGGCGAACACCGAATGTCGCGTAACCTCGGGCGAGATCGCTCGGATCGCCCTAAGCTGGTGTGTCGAGCGTCTTGTCCCGGAAAACCAATCTCCCGACTCGATGTACCGGCGCGATTGGTTCGTGGCAGCTCTTTCCAGCCGCGGAATTAAGGCCCGAGATGCGGATCAGCTGTACAGGCGAGCGAACTCCTACGGGGAGGCTCGTCGATTGGCTCGTAGACGTTACGGCGTCGATCCCGGAGTCCCGAGGTTTGAGACCTTCATAGGTGAAGCTAGGGTTTCTGACGGAGAATACAGTCCGGCTATATCATCTAACGGCCGGTTAGGAGTCGTCGAGGGCGGGTTTCAGGAACTGCGCGCGACGGCATTTGGGGCCACGTTGCTCAGGTACGTCTTGGACGACCCCTTCGTGGACGCCGTGATTCGGGTGGAAGACGAGGAGGCCAGACTGATCGTTTTCCCGGGGGATCTGTCGTGA
- a CDS encoding V4R domain-containing protein encodes MDELIKDLEEGAGEKGEFLAEIVYERADSLEEMLELLEDMGMEGIKVDFAGDKEDPEEIVITVETTVTVEFYEENPEVKEEMEFTEPACELEQALFRKLAELKYGKSMEIEETKCQLVGDDVCEFRITPKG; translated from the coding sequence TTGGATGAGTTGATAAAAGACTTGGAAGAGGGAGCGGGAGAGAAGGGAGAGTTCCTCGCGGAAATCGTCTACGAGCGTGCGGACTCTCTTGAAGAGATGCTGGAGTTGCTCGAGGATATGGGCATGGAGGGGATAAAAGTTGACTTTGCGGGCGATAAGGAGGACCCAGAAGAAATAGTCATCACCGTAGAGACGACGGTTACGGTGGAGTTCTACGAGGAGAACCCCGAGGTTAAAGAGGAAATGGAGTTTACCGAGCCAGCCTGCGAGCTGGAGCAGGCCTTATTCCGAAAACTAGCGGAGCTTAAATACGGTAAGAGCATGGAAATCGAGGAGACGAAGTGCCAGCTGGTGGGCGACGACGTCTGTGAGTTCCGTATAACGCCGAAGGGATAG
- a CDS encoding TIGR04013 family B12-binding domain/radical SAM domain-containing protein: MRRIWFYLSSKNKYSLAHVLGAVETCAPELIPYIEVSRNPNPKPGDVVVFSFNTFMAPEVFEMVERFHDDVVKLAGGPHPSARPDQCLDHGFDIVLIGEGEKVVPEILRELVRGKEPEERPGVYLGEGKPQPAPRVGDLDSFPPYSEGFRIFCPLEITRGCPWGCAFCQVTRLFGSKPRHRSVEDVVRWVRRGVERYGHTFVRFVAPDALAYGSPDGVRLKPDRIERLLRSLRSVEGLEKVFFGSFPSELRPDSIAKEDAIELIAHYADNERVNIGAQSGSERVLKRIKRGHTVEDVEVAVEKALEVGLKPVVDFIFGLPGETEEDQLASVELARWVIKRGGEVRLHYFMPLPKTPLEKEEPAPLSSKIRRILGRWTQEGKAEGAWGHQMRLSRIAMKVVGE, from the coding sequence GTGAGGAGGATTTGGTTCTACTTGAGCTCGAAGAATAAGTACAGCCTGGCGCATGTGCTCGGGGCTGTGGAGACCTGTGCTCCCGAGCTAATCCCGTACATCGAGGTCTCCAGGAACCCGAATCCTAAGCCCGGGGACGTCGTGGTGTTCTCGTTCAACACGTTCATGGCACCCGAAGTCTTCGAGATGGTGGAACGTTTCCATGATGACGTGGTAAAACTGGCGGGCGGTCCACACCCATCGGCCCGACCGGACCAGTGTCTCGATCACGGGTTCGACATCGTCCTGATCGGGGAGGGGGAGAAGGTAGTCCCGGAGATACTCCGTGAACTCGTTCGCGGTAAGGAACCTGAGGAACGCCCCGGCGTTTACCTAGGCGAGGGGAAACCCCAACCAGCCCCGCGGGTGGGGGATCTGGACAGTTTTCCGCCGTACTCCGAGGGTTTTCGCATATTCTGTCCCCTCGAAATCACCCGAGGATGCCCTTGGGGTTGTGCCTTCTGTCAGGTCACCAGACTCTTCGGGTCGAAGCCACGACATCGATCCGTTGAGGATGTGGTCCGTTGGGTCAGGAGGGGAGTCGAGCGGTACGGTCACACCTTCGTTCGCTTCGTCGCTCCGGATGCCCTGGCCTACGGGTCACCCGACGGTGTCCGGCTGAAGCCGGATCGGATTGAGCGTCTCCTGCGATCACTCCGATCGGTTGAGGGTCTAGAAAAGGTGTTTTTCGGTAGCTTTCCGTCGGAGCTCAGACCCGACTCCATCGCCAAAGAGGATGCCATTGAACTGATAGCTCACTACGCGGACAACGAGCGTGTTAACATCGGGGCTCAGTCTGGGAGTGAGCGAGTACTCAAGAGGATCAAGCGAGGGCATACTGTGGAGGACGTCGAAGTGGCCGTAGAGAAGGCGCTTGAAGTCGGTCTAAAACCTGTGGTCGACTTCATCTTCGGGTTACCCGGGGAGACGGAGGAGGACCAGTTAGCGTCAGTAGAACTCGCACGGTGGGTGATTAAGCGAGGTGGTGAAGTCAGACTCCACTACTTCATGCCACTGCCCAAAACACCGCTGGAGAAGGAGGAACCAGCACCGCTCTCGTCCAAGATCCGCCGGATACTCGGACGGTGGACCCAAGAGGGTAAGGCGGAAGGCGCGTGGGGACACCAGATGAGGCTCTCTAGGATAGCGATGAAAGTCGTGGGAGAGTAG
- the purS gene encoding phosphoribosylformylglycinamidine synthase subunit PurS, protein MTRLVTVEVRVSLKPKALDPEGETVKRALHRLGYEEVEDVRTAKIYRIELDIDDEKKAIEIADEMCRRLLANPVVEDYEIETVE, encoded by the coding sequence GTGACACGGTTGGTAACCGTTGAGGTTCGCGTGAGCTTGAAACCGAAGGCATTGGATCCAGAAGGTGAGACCGTGAAAAGGGCGCTACACCGACTGGGATACGAGGAGGTGGAAGACGTTCGAACAGCCAAGATCTACAGGATCGAGCTAGACATCGACGACGAAAAAAAGGCAATAGAGATCGCCGATGAGATGTGTCGAAGGCTACTCGCGAATCCGGTCGTCGAAGACTACGAGATCGAAACCGTCGAGTGA
- the trpB gene encoding tryptophan synthase subunit beta, translating into MGRYVDRYPDENGYFGEYGGRFVPETLMPALEELEDAFKEAREDPEFWEELDELWRKYAGRPTPLYYARNLSRKLGVKVYLKREDLVHGGAHKLNNTLGQALLADRMGKNRIIAETGAGQHGLATAMAGAALGKKVEIYMGAIDVERQKHNVFRIELMGAKVHPVKAGTQTLKDAINEALRDWITNLETTHYLLGSVVGPHPYPWIVREFQRVIGRETRDQIMELEGGLPDAIVACTGGGSNSIGIFYDFLDDEEVALYAVEAGGKGLDTDEHSASLCAGEVGVLHGCLTKVLQDEHGQIRPTHSVAPGLDYPGVGPELAFLVDEGRVTADAVTDEEALRGFVILNETEGILPALESAHAIYYVKKLVEKGELDRGDVVVVNLSGRGDKDVRIAAKELGVEI; encoded by the coding sequence TTGGGACGGTACGTGGACAGGTACCCGGACGAGAACGGGTATTTCGGTGAGTACGGAGGGCGTTTCGTGCCGGAGACACTCATGCCCGCGCTGGAGGAACTAGAGGATGCGTTCAAAGAAGCGCGTGAAGACCCAGAGTTCTGGGAAGAACTCGACGAACTGTGGCGGAAATACGCAGGGCGCCCGACTCCACTGTACTACGCACGGAACCTGTCGCGGAAACTCGGCGTCAAGGTGTACCTCAAGCGCGAAGACTTGGTCCACGGTGGGGCACACAAGCTGAACAACACCTTAGGCCAGGCCCTACTCGCCGACCGTATGGGTAAGAACCGCATCATCGCGGAGACCGGTGCCGGACAACACGGGCTCGCCACCGCCATGGCCGGGGCCGCGCTGGGCAAGAAAGTCGAGATCTACATGGGGGCCATCGACGTAGAGCGCCAGAAACACAACGTCTTCAGGATAGAGCTGATGGGGGCCAAAGTCCACCCCGTGAAAGCCGGAACGCAGACACTCAAGGACGCGATCAACGAAGCGCTGCGCGACTGGATAACGAACCTCGAGACTACTCATTACCTCTTGGGTTCCGTCGTCGGACCGCACCCTTACCCGTGGATTGTCCGCGAGTTTCAGCGGGTAATCGGCAGGGAGACGAGGGATCAGATCATGGAGTTAGAGGGAGGTCTTCCAGACGCGATCGTGGCGTGTACGGGTGGAGGCAGTAACTCCATCGGGATATTCTACGACTTCCTGGACGATGAGGAAGTAGCGCTCTACGCCGTCGAGGCCGGTGGCAAGGGATTGGACACTGACGAGCATTCGGCCTCGCTGTGCGCCGGGGAAGTTGGAGTTCTCCACGGCTGTCTGACCAAGGTCCTCCAGGACGAGCACGGCCAGATCCGACCGACACACAGCGTCGCACCTGGACTCGACTATCCTGGAGTGGGTCCGGAGCTTGCGTTTCTAGTGGACGAAGGTAGAGTCACCGCCGACGCCGTGACGGACGAGGAAGCGCTGCGTGGTTTCGTCATACTGAACGAAACCGAAGGGATACTCCCGGCGCTCGAATCCGCACACGCTATCTATTACGTGAAAAAGCTAGTAGAGAAAGGTGAATTAGACCGTGGGGACGTTGTCGTCGTGAACCTGTCGGGGAGGGGCGACAAGGATGTAAGGATAGCGGCGAAGGAACTGGGGGTGGAGATCTAA
- a CDS encoding dihydroneopterin aldolase family protein has translation MKYFKRLSDRERAIFEAGITLGAIYHQFCGTPVSPGTAEEVAKCIEHAALLQPCVIDARVEVDVSSEDTDNYGGYTEVSGRNLRVTIVTRCGEWEAVGKLEFIEELNYPLMWVEKVRRVEQ, from the coding sequence TTGAAGTATTTCAAGAGGCTATCCGATCGGGAGCGCGCGATATTCGAGGCTGGAATCACGCTAGGCGCTATATATCATCAGTTCTGCGGCACGCCTGTATCACCTGGCACCGCGGAGGAGGTGGCTAAGTGTATCGAACATGCTGCCCTACTTCAACCCTGTGTAATCGATGCTCGGGTGGAGGTAGACGTATCGTCTGAGGACACTGACAACTACGGTGGGTACACGGAGGTTTCAGGCCGGAACCTACGAGTTACGATTGTAACTAGGTGCGGGGAGTGGGAAGCCGTAGGGAAGCTCGAGTTTATCGAGGAGCTTAATTATCCCCTCATGTGGGTCGAGAAGGTCCGGCGGGTGGAACAGTGA